In a single window of the Thermococcus sp. M36 genome:
- a CDS encoding PKD-like domain-containing protein has product STVLSGSVSGNTNQTTATTANQTITDSLINIGTTTARVRYIVMAITDSGCVSKPDTLYVIVQPKVTNANAGISQKLCNATTATLSGNTPTTGNGVWTQIGLPAATIANANAASTTVSGLTGNNNYYFVWKISGANICPTSSDTV; this is encoded by the coding sequence TCAACCGTTTTATCGGGTAGTGTTTCAGGAAACACCAATCAAACAACTGCAACAACAGCAAATCAAACTATTACTGATTCATTAATTAATATCGGAACAACTACTGCGAGGGTGCGATATATTGTTATGGCCATTACAGATTCCGGTTGTGTAAGCAAGCCTGATACATTATATGTTATTGTTCAACCTAAAGTAACCAATGCTAATGCCGGTATTAGTCAAAAGTTGTGTAATGCAACAACAGCAACACTTTCAGGCAATACACCAACTACAGGTAATGGGGTATGGACACAAATTGGTTTACCTGCTGCAACTATTGCTAATGCCAATGCAGCATCAACAACAGTTAGCGGGTTAACAGGCAATAACAATTATTATTTTGTGTGGAAGATTAGCGGTGCGAATATTTGCCCTACAAGCAGTGATACTGTA